The following DNA comes from Gadus macrocephalus chromosome 5, ASM3116895v1.
AGCTCACTAAATGACTTGACGTTAGCTTTGTAGCTAACCCCAAATCCAGAGTAGTTGATTGTCAAGTCTGCAAGAATACAATTATTGTGCATTGTAAATATTTATCATCGAATCAATGGCTTATCTTAACTTTGGTATGTATCTATTTTAGACAATAaacggaaagaaagaaagctgCAGTGTCATTCGATAGGCAACACACTGACGTGGATATTATTTACAGGAGCAGTAGGATGGATAGCGGTGAGGGTCCTGCTCGGCCGGTTACCCTGGACATAGCTGTGGAGGATTTCGCCAATGATTCTCTAGCCCCTGATCAAACCATCTCCCACCATGCCTTCCTACTCCCGGAGGAAACCATCGACCTCGGGGGGGAATGTGTCACCCCTCTGGAAGACAGCACTGCCACACCCTCAGAGAGCCTGCTGGAAAGACTCAATGACCAGATGATGGAGAGTGTCATGATTTCAGATTCGCCTAATGTCAGCGAAGAGGATGATGTGGCTCCTATCGACTCCTTTCTGGAGACAGCTGACAATGAAGATACAGGAGAGCTGGAGGCTTCAGTCAGCGCAGTTGGAAAACCTGATGTCATTCTGCATGCTAGTGAGACAGAAGCTGAGTTGGACCAACAGGAGTCTGAGAGTCCTGACCAAgaagtgaaggaggaggaggaggaggagaatgaccAGAAGGGCCAGCAGGGTGAAAAGGGGGAGACGGTcactgttttggtgtctgcCGCTCACACACCGAGTCCGCCTAGTGCTATGGATGAAGACCTGGCAATGCCTTCTCTAATGGAGGAAAGTTTGAAAGACGAGCCTGTGCCGGTTTGCACCATATTCAGTCAAGGCAACCAGCCCAAGACACTGGTGCCCGATGGTTTCCAGCCCACGCTCATCAAGTCTCCCAGCTTCAGCATGGCCAGTGGCGGGGGAAGTGACGAAACGGGCACGCCCAGCAAGCTGACCCCGCCGCTGGTGTGTCAGCCCAGCCCCAGCCTTAGCAAGTTCTTCAGCGACAACGGCCACATGAACCCGGCCTCGGACTTCTTCGACTcattcaccacctcctccacttcctccttcaTCTCCGTTTCAAACCCGAACGCCGAAGCCCACATCACCCCGCCCACACCCGAACCAGTGACCCCAGAACAGCAGCGCTCCTCCACCGGCTCTTCCCTCTCCACCCCGCACGCCGGACCTCAAGGGGACTCCCTGTTTGGGGCGATCTCCGGCGAAAGCTCCACTCCCTTGGTCCAGGCGCAGCCCCCTCTTCCCCAGGGGCTCCCGGCCGTACCGCCGCAGCCCCAGCACTTCAACCAGCTACAGGCCGCCTTCTCCGGCAGCGACGACCCGTTCGCCACGGCGCTGAGTCTGAGCGAGGTGGACCGGCGCCATGATGCCTGGCTGCCCTCCACTGAGACCAGGAAGGTGCTCATGGCGGTGGCCACCCAGCAGTACAACCAGGCTTACGTGGAGAGGGACAGAATAACCATGCCCGGCCTCAAGTTTGACAACCTACAGGTACGATAAGCGCGCATCTCCACAATGTTACTTCATGTCTCTTTGTAGTTGCAGATGTAGTTTCAAGGTAATTTGTTTAGTTAAATGGTACTTCTAGGCTTCTATAGTATAGCTCCATATACTATAGCTCTTTTAAGGCATCTTAGTTATTTTATGCATGAAAAAATTCTGGTTTGTTATTCCTATGCAACCTCTAAACCTCTAATCTCTGAACCAGTGTTAAGCAAGTTAAACTAGTGCAACAGAGCTTCATATATACTTTGTTGATTTTCTAATGTATGAAGATACATTACAGGATCACCATTcgattgttttttttcacccgAGAGACATTCTGAATAATGAATGCCTACTTGGTTGAGGCTTGAGGATCCAGATGATACAACCTTTTGTTGTAGTGCATTGTGTAGTTGCAACCTATAGTCCTACATTAATGTTATCGTAACACAGGATTATGCCTCACAAATACTGGTTCCACAAAAGGTTGCATActtttttacacaaacacagcaatgTTTTGCGCAGAATGACCTACGAAGGTTTCCCCGTAGACCAATTTTGTATGCGTATGACGTCCAACCCGTTGGACTCCTCAATACGTGCCGGGATCTAGACACAAAGAAAATGCTTCTGCAACGCATGCCCGGAGCTATGTGGCATTGGAAATTAATGAATGGACTTATTGTGAACTCCTACGCAAACAGTTCAAGGCGGCATACTACTGCGTGGCCGTAGACCATGAATTTGATCAAAGCATCGATGCGCTCGTGTTCAAAATAATCCTTTAGTCCTCTTCATTCCAGTTCATTTAGCAATTATGCTGGTTGCCTGTTTTGTTTAGACTCACAAGGGCATCCCATAGAAAATGATATTGTCTATTCAGGTGATGGAGTTATATTTCTCTCCACCACCTCACCTATtcaatttcaaaataaatattatatatataatatgagtGTGATTGAAGTTGAAGTGTGGTAGAAAGAAATATGTATGAAAACATTTCTACAACcatatttaaataaacatattttcctAGCATTTAGATTTTGGAGTCATTTAGATTTCCTGTGTCAGCCCCTCTACACTCACCTCCATTTGAGAAGCCAGTAGCTTCATTTTTAATCAGGCGAACTTGGTTATATTGAGACTTGATCAAGGCTTCATACCTAATGAGCAAAAGGACAACAGCGGCCCCCATCAGACCTGCCTTGGTGATACCAGGGCAGCGCTAATGCCGTGATGGCGGGGGCCTTAATTTCCTGTGGGAACAGGGCCACCGATAATCCACATCCACTTCCTCTTTTGTGAGGTGTTCTGCATTAACATGGCCCTCTTGGTAACAtggttaaagtgtgtgtgtgtgtgtgtgtgtgtgtgtgtgtgtgtgtgtgtgtgtgtgtgtgtgtgtgtgtgtgtgtgtgtgtgtgtgtgtgtgtgtgtgtgtgtgtgtgtgtgtgtgtgtgtgtgtgtgtttacggtACAGAGCGACGCAGTGAAAGACCTGATGCTGCGGTTCCTGGGTGAGCAGGCGGCGATGAAGAGACAGGTCCTCAACGCAAACTCCGTAGAGCAGTCCTTCCTGGGCCTGAAGCAGCTCATTGTAAGTCAACCACATCTACCAAGTGTTTACCTGTCTTAATTGGTTTCGAAAGTCTTGTCTGTTGGCTGTTCAGGACAGGGTTGATAAGTTTGTTGTACAGACGCGGCTATTATAACTAATTTTCCCCGTCCCCCTTGTCTCTTCCAACGTGGCCTCCATTTGCCATTTGATAGCAATATGCTCGGCAATGACTACGAAGAGTATTGTATCAATTCCACCCATCTCGGTCTCGCTTCAGGCAGCCTCACTTGACGGCGCCGTCATAATGTGTGACCCGTGGGTGACCTCACGAGACGCTTGTTATTTCCAACATATGCGCCTGCTGCTACAGCAGCACTTGAAGCGATGGAGAACGGTTGAAGGAAGCATAGCGGAGGAGGgaggataaagagagggagggagggagggagggagggagggagagagagagagagagagagagagagagaggaggagtgcgGAGATGGAGAGGTGGAGATCTCCTAGCTCTCCAGTGCCTTTTCTCCTGCTGTGCCTATGTATTATGCTGGGAGTGCTGTGCATATTTCAAGGGCCTTCTGGActtggctgcacacacacacacacacacacacacacattggcacaGCAGCTCAAGAAAGGAAGACGAAGTTGGAGCTGGCTGCAGTCTGCaacatgcacagaaacacacacattctgtgtCTGGACTATAGTGTGACTGTGAGGTatagttgtttgtgtgtgttcgctctcattagtgtgcgtgtgtgctgccTCTGTGCAGAAGAGGAGTCGTGTCATAAGGCATTAAGCTCTCTGCCAACTGTGTGAGTGGGTggttccagagagagagagagagagagagagagagagagagagagagagagagagagagagagagagagagagagagagagagagagagagagagagagagagagagagagagagagagagagagagagagagagagagagagagagagagagagagagagagagagagagagagagagagagagagagagagagagagagagagagagagagaggtgttggcaagcaagaaagGTACTTGAAATGACAGGGAATAGAAATACTTGAGCAATGCAGTGAAAGAAGGAAATCAATGATCTGTACTATGTATTTTAACTGGTGATGAGTTTTGTGGAGCTACTGCTTTAAAGTTATACTGGGAAGATTTCTGTTGTTGGCCCAAGGACTACCAGGCAGTGAGTGGGATGGGAGAGGCGAGCAAACTGAACTCTGGGACCTCTAGTTGCAGGGTCCGCTCGCTCTCCCACCAAGACCcacatactgtatgtgtgtgtggggggggggtattcacTCTTGGAATAATGCTATTGCATTCATTTCACCTTTTTAAGTGGGAAACTTTTAATGGTGTTGCAAAGAGCGAAATCAGGTCGCTTGTTTgtgttcttgttttgtttttaaacacaGATGTTCAAAAGTGCGAaagggcacacacaaacacacaccaccgtgACGGTGTGTGCCCGCAAGCGTGAGCTGGTGTTTGTCACAGCTGGGGCCCGCTGCCTCCAGTCACCTTGGCCGTGGTCAATACAGTGCATCGATTCCCCCGGATATGAGCCAGGTGGCTTCCTTTAGTTGCACACGTGCGTGACCGTGCCGTATGTGCTCACTAAAAGTGTTGTgcgcactttttttttttttttaatgaatgatgTTGGCAGAGTGACTCATGCTGCAGACCCAGCGGGTGACAGTGCCGGCTGTCACCAGCCCACACTGTGCTcggcacgcgcgcacgcgcacacgcacacacaggatatTAGATAACCGGAACCGCGCACATGCACTGTCACTAGAGCAGGTCCCTGAGAAAGCCAGAGACACGGAACAGACCTGCTTCTGAGTGCAGGAAGCGCTGGATTGAGACAATGAGACCAGCCTAATGTGATGACAGATGTGGAACCATATCAGCAGAGATCTTGTGTTCTCTCCGCTTCCCCTCAATCTCGCCCAATCCGGTTTCCCCCTGTTGTGCTGCTCCAGAATCAAACTCGCTCGGTACCGGAGGGCCGGTCAGATGAACGAGCCCTGGCCTCcccctctagctctctctcacccctttcttccctcttcatccctctctctttcagtgACCTCTCTCGctaggtctctctctccgtctctctctcccacgctctctccctgtccccttGCAGTGGTGTGGTCAGCACTGGTGCATCTCTGGCTCAGTACCACCCTGGGCTGGCCTCATCCGTCTCTGTGATTAGGcaacccttctcctccccccccgcccctctctccatccccctctccctccatctcctctctctctctcctctgtccgtctgtgttatCTACCAGAGCCCAtaacctctctttctcctccccacAGCGTGATGGCGTCTGGGCTGGGCGCCAGGTCTCCAgcagagacgtgtgtgtgtgtgtgtgtgtgtgtgtgtgtgtgtgtgtgtgtgtgtgtgtgtgtgtgtgtgtgtgtgtgtgtgtgtgtgtgtgtgtgtgtgtgtgtgtgtgtgtgtgtgtgtgtgtgtgtgtgtgtgtgtgtgtgcttccgtgtGTGCAAACACACCGTGCTTAGCAAGTCTGCACCTTCATGAGGTTAGGTTAGATGACTGCCCCCACCCACGCGCCTCTCCTCGCCTCCACCTTGGACGGGTCAGACAGACGCAGTCCCTCCTTTGCTCCACCCAATAATCAGCATCCCGGCGACCTGGCGAGCGTGTCCTGCTTTTGATATCATCGTTCCTGCGACCTTTAGTTATCATTACGCCGGCACTCTCACACAGGCTGTCATTTCCCTCCTCATAACGACAATGATGCGCGGGCGGAGGGGGGAGTAgggggggagagcgggggggagTGCAGCGTCAGCAGCCCGGGGTCGTGTCggcgcctctccctccctctggtgcTGGTGGTTCTCACCTTGCTCCGTGCGCGCAGGCAGACGCCATATGTTCAGACCAGGCCATCGCCGCACGGAAGAGGGTCGCCTGTTGGCGCGAGAGCTCGGGAGTCGCGTCGCCGCTTTCAGTTTGACGTCATTCCGCGACCTCCAGCCACAAACTTGTCCCGTGTAAAATGTTCAAAATGTCAAGGCTAAATGTTAGGCACCATGGTAAAATATGGGGGCTGAGTCGAAGCGGAGTAGGAGCTCCCAGTGCATGGCAGCGTCGGGGACTAGGAAGCCCTTTTTAAAGTCTGGATTTGCCTCCGGCCTCTAGAGTCTCGCAAGGGAACAGCAGTGTCCCTTCCCATCTATTGCCAAGCTTTGTTATGCATGGCTTTCTTTTTAATTCTTTATAACTTTGCCAAAGGAAAAGCTGCCTTGAACTTGTGATCATTAATATAATTATGCCTCCACACTTTAAACCCAGTGACAAGATTCATTAATGTATCCGCGTGCATGCGCCGGGTGTATATACTACAATGCAGGAGTATGCGTGATATTGTACAGCCTTGCTAAACATTagcatgtgtgcaagtgttgaTGTGCCTTTTTCAAAAGAGTTCAAGGCACGAGTTTGGTTTCACATCCCGACCAACAGTGTCGTGTGCGTGGGATGCTATGATTAGAGTGACAATGTCTCACCTGCCGTGCGTCAGAACAGCCGAGAGAGTAGCGTgtctctcacaccctctctcctcaTGCGTTTTTGTGTCGAAGCATGGCCAAATGAGACCGACCATTGAGCTAGGATGTGATGCCTTCGTATTCTCTCCCTGCCCTTAGTTAAGATCGTGTCAGTGTTGTATAGGCTGCCCACATGAAAAAATGAAAAGCCGAAGAATGGATGGAACAAGGACAGGAAAATACTCTTCCACACAATCCGGCCCCGGCGTTAACCATGGCGACGGGCACTTCATTGGCCTCCCAGCTCAATTCCTCATTTAATATTGGCTGCGATAAATCGTCTCTGTAATGCATCCTCATTTGATTTGAGGTAGGGGAGAGCAGGGAAGGGGGATGAGATCTGATTATACCTTATTGCGGAGTCATTTGAGCCAAGCTAAATTATTAATCACCATCCCGTATATCAGTCAATTGTTTTTATTCCTtattccctccacctccctcgccacctcacaaccccccccttcctgccccaccaccaccaccacctcatctgTGTTAATTGAAATGATTCACACCTGGGTAACGAGCGCTGGGTTTTCACATGGCAAGGCCACCCTCTAGGCAAGCTGGTGGATAGAAACCCACTGTTTCATTAAAAGATGCGATCCGCAATTCACGTGACTTTCGGGGGTATTGTCAAATGTATTCCCTCAAATTCGCTTGTAGATTTGGGTAGGGGTGAGAGGGACCCTGGGTCTACGACACCCTACAGTTCTGGCTTCTTTGCATTGAAATCTCAGTCGGAAATGGGCATTAATTTTCCCCCCCAAAAACGCACACTTTTTTGTGACCTGTGGGAATGGAAACGAAACTAGCCTCTTTTGTCGGTCGTCGTTTTCGCGGATCCTCCCGAACTTCTCCAGTGTTTGTTTATGCCTAATCCATAAGCAGAAGGGCTCGGAGCGGCTGTTTATGTCCTTTTCCTGGTGAAAGATGGGGAGGTAGAAGTCTGCTCTGCTCAAAGACTCTAAAACCAGGGCTAGACAACAGATACCTGTCCTCCCCGAGAAAGGTGGCTGGGCAAGACATCAGGCTCTGAGGATAGTTAAAACCCTATCTATTCGACTACCCTGCTACCATGCCAACACaactcaaaatacatttgtatgcACAGCGTCTCGGCGTATCTGTTGTCTTTGTACCTGCTCGTCATGGTGTTGCTATGACGTTTGACGCGGTGAATCGGCAACGTTGTATAAAGCTCAAGTTCAGTGGTTTGGACAGTTTTCTTTTTGGGCAAGTCGAAATTTGCTTGCCGCACTCCCATTGGCCCTGGCTGCGCCCTGcgctgccccctcctcctccccaatgGGATATCAATTATTTGATCTTTCCTGTGACCTACTCTGCAGGGTTCGGCTTGGAAGTTTTGGGTTGATATTTTGTTACGAGTTTTAAGACCGCATCCTGCTCTCTCACCACGGCAGCTGGAGTCCTCTCATATCCTGCTCATCCCACTTTTGAAACCCCTCATCCATCTGTGCCACTGTGCatgtctgcgtgtt
Coding sequences within:
- the trappc12 gene encoding LOW QUALITY PROTEIN: trafficking protein particle complex subunit 12 (The sequence of the model RefSeq protein was modified relative to this genomic sequence to represent the inferred CDS: inserted 1 base in 1 codon; deleted 1 base in 1 codon) translates to MDSGEGPARPVTLDIAVEDFANDSLAPDQTISHHAFLLPEETIDLGGECVTPLEDSTATPSESLLERLNDQMMESVMISDSPNVSEEDDVAPIDSFLETADNEDTGELEASVSAVGKPDVILHASETEAELDQQESESPDQEVKEEEEEENDQKGQQGEKGETVTVLVSAAHTPSPPSAMDEDLAMPSLMEESLKDEPVPVCTIFSQGNQPKTLVPDGFQPTLIKSPSFSMASGGGSDETGTPSKLTPPLVCQPSPSLSKFFSDNGHMNPASDFFDSFTTSSTSSFISVSNPNAEAHITPPTPEPVTPEQQRSSTGSSLSTPHAGPQGDSLFGAISGESSTPLVQAQPPLPQGLPAVPPQPQHFNQLQAAFSGSDDPFATALSLSEVDRRHDAWLPSTETRKVLMAVATQQYNQAYVERDRITMPGLKFDNLQSDAVKDLMLRFLGEQAAMKRQVLNANSVEQSFLGLKQLISGKNWRAAADLTGRLLTAHGQGYGKSGQRTSHTSDSLQLWFVRLALLCKLNLFQSAEMEMEPFGNLDQPDLYYEYYPTVYPGRRGSMVPFSMRLLHAELPQYLAKPQDALDHLHSLKNACTTILKNLEQGLAEDGSMTTLTQENRQASIQLWSSRLTRSMYSIANCLLSMKDYVMAVEIYHSIIQYEPQQRVQLLSGIXRIFLQIGDIKTAERYFQDVEKACQATGSHPSHTTNVLMNRFVILSVSLHLSII